A stretch of the Nicotiana tabacum cultivar K326 chromosome 6, ASM71507v2, whole genome shotgun sequence genome encodes the following:
- the LOC107775011 gene encoding LOW QUALITY PROTEIN: cytochrome P450 93A3-like (The sequence of the model RefSeq protein was modified relative to this genomic sequence to represent the inferred CDS: deleted 1 base in 1 codon): MADIQGYLLIFYIWLASCIFLWFLFRNRTNSRLPPSPFALPIIGHLHLLAPIPHQALHKLSNRYGPLIHIMLGSVPYVVVSSPEMAKNFLKTHETSFLNRPQTAIVDYLTYGSQDFLFAPYGPYWKFMKKIIMSELLGGRTLDLLLPVRRDEIRCFVELLLQKAKSGETIDVEAELLRVTNNVISRMLMRERCSENENEAGSVKKLIQEIAELSGKFNLSDYIWFCKNMDLQGFGKRIKDLRAMFDQMIERIINEHQEARRTRDQSNDGSEFVKDLLDILLDIADDEHAEMKMTREHIKAFILDIFAAGTDTSAVTTEWALAELINHPNIMQKAVEEIDTIIGKTRLIEESDITSLPYLQAIVKETLRLHPTSPIIGRESSEDCSIGGYHIPAKTGLFVNVWAINRDPNYWENPLEFKPERFLSEEGNTRGQLDVRGQHYQFLPFGSGRRGCPGTSLALQVLQTSLAVMIQCFEWKVSGGVNGKVDMEEGTGFTLPRAHPLNCIPVVRLNPFPSM; encoded by the exons ATGGCTGATATCCAAGGCTACTTGTTGATCTTCTATATTTGGCTAGCTTCTTGCATATTTCTCTGGTTTCTGTTCAGAAACAGAACGAATTCTCGCCTTCCTCCAAGCCCGTTTGCTTTACCTATCATCGGTCACCTGCACCTTCTTGCTCCAATTCCTCACCAGGCACTACACAAACTTTCAAACAGGTATGGACCATTGATCCATATAATGCTTGGCTCTGTGCCTTATGTTGTTGTTTCATCACCTGAAATGGCcaaaaatttcttaaaaactcATGAAACATCTTTTCTAAATCGACCACAAACAGCTATTGTAGACTACTTGACTTATGGCTCACAAGACTTTTTATTTGCACCTTATGGACCTTATTGGAAGTTCATGAAAAAAATAATCATGTCTGAACTCCTTGGTGGTCGTACGTTAGACCTACTTCTTCCTGTTAGACGTGATGAAATAAGATGTTTCGTCGAGTTATTGTTACAAAAGGCCAAATCAGGGGAGACAATAGATGTAGAAGCTGAGCTTCTGAGGGTCACAAATAATGTAATCTCAAGAATGCTAATGAGGGAAAGGTGTtcggaaaatgaaaatgaagctgGGAGTGTAAAGAAACTGATTCAAGAGATAGCTGAACTCTCTGGGAAATTTAATCTGTCGGATTATATTTGGTTCTGCAAGAACATGGATTTGCAAGGTTTTGGAAAGAGGATCAAGGATCTTCGCGCAATGTTTGATCAGATGATCGAGAGGATCATTAACGAACACCAAGAGGCAAGAAGGACGAGAGATCAAAGCAACGATGGAAGTGAATTCGTGAaagatcttcttgatattcttctCGATATAGCGGATGATGAACACGCAGAGATGAAAATGACAAGAGAGCACATCAAAGCTTTCATCCTG GACATATTTGCTGCTGGCACTGATACCTCAGCAGTCACAACAGAGTGGGCACTTGCAGAGCTGATTAACCATCCAAACATTATGCAGAAAGCAGTAGAAGAAATTGATACTATTATTGGAAAG ACCAGACTTATCGAAGAATCAGACATCACAAGCCTCCCCTATCTTCAAGCCATAGTTAAAGAAACTCTGAGACTACATCCTACTAGTCCTATAATTGGTAGAGAATCAAGTGAAGACTGTTCCATTGGTGGCTACCATATACCGGCAAAAACTGGACTATTTGTCAATGTTTGGGCTATTAATAGGGATCCAAACTATTGGGAAAATCCACTTGAATTTAAACCAGAAAGATTTCTCAGTGAAGAGGGGAACACAAGAGGTCAATTGGATGTTAGGGGACAGCACTACCAGTTTCTTCCGTTTGGGAGCGGGCGAAGAGGCTGTCCTGGAACTTCATTAGCATTACAGGTACTTCAAACAAGCCTTGCTGTCATGATTCAGTGTTTTGAATGGAAGGTCAGTGGTGGAGTAAATGGTAAAGTGGACATGGAAGAGGGAACTGGCTTCACTCTTCCTAGAGCTCATCCTTTGAATTGTATTCCAGTGGTTAGGCTTAATCCATTTCCATCAATGTAA